In Gordonia phthalatica, one genomic interval encodes:
- a CDS encoding alpha-E domain-containing protein — MMLARNADSLFWIGRYVERADDMARILDVAVQQLLEDPTVDPDRAVRQVMAVLGFTTDDGGGHTVWTLADQVAYDRTAAGSIVGLISAARENARGAREVISSEMWECLNATYNGLRDAERRARRLGPHDFLSYVKERAAMFAGLTDATLSHDDGYSYLLLGRSIERVDMIVRMLHSRSGDRTSSPSWMSVLIAAGAQDTYIRAYRGTVDAEHVVEFMLLDRLFPRSVFHSLQVAERYLAELDHRPDRVGAQSRALTLLGRARSSLEFIDPQTLMPNLATHLLDLQVMCQAVSDSISEEHFHIAPYVSWSDAGPAAEAQQEQEQENA; from the coding sequence ATGATGCTCGCCCGCAACGCCGACTCCCTGTTCTGGATCGGTCGCTATGTGGAACGCGCCGACGACATGGCACGCATCCTCGACGTCGCCGTCCAGCAGCTCCTGGAGGATCCGACCGTCGATCCCGACCGCGCGGTCCGGCAGGTGATGGCCGTCCTCGGCTTCACCACCGACGACGGCGGCGGCCACACCGTCTGGACGCTCGCCGACCAGGTGGCCTACGACCGGACCGCGGCCGGCTCCATCGTCGGGCTGATCTCGGCTGCTCGCGAGAATGCGCGCGGCGCCCGCGAAGTGATCTCCAGCGAGATGTGGGAGTGCCTCAACGCCACCTACAACGGTCTCCGCGACGCCGAACGACGCGCCCGCCGCCTGGGTCCGCACGACTTCCTCTCGTATGTGAAGGAGCGGGCGGCCATGTTCGCCGGACTCACCGACGCCACCCTCAGCCACGACGACGGCTACAGCTATCTGCTGCTCGGCCGGTCCATCGAGCGGGTCGACATGATCGTCCGGATGCTGCACTCGCGCTCCGGCGACCGCACCAGTTCGCCGTCGTGGATGAGCGTGCTGATCGCGGCCGGCGCGCAGGACACCTACATCCGCGCCTACCGCGGGACGGTCGACGCCGAACACGTCGTCGAGTTCATGCTGCTCGACCGCCTGTTCCCGCGGTCGGTGTTCCACTCCCTGCAGGTCGCCGAACGGTACCTGGCCGAACTCGACCACCGTCCCGACCGCGTCGGCGCGCAGTCGCGGGCGCTGACGCTGCTGGGTCGGGCACGCAGTTCGCTGGAGTTCATCGACCCGCAGACGTTGATGCCGAACCTCGCCACCCACCTGCTGGATCTGCAGGTGATGTGTCAGGCGGTCAGCGACTCGATCTCCGAGGAGCACTTCCACATCGCGCCGTACGTGTCGTGGTCGGACGCCGGTCCCGCCGCCGAGGCGCAGCAGGAACAAGAGCAGGAGAACGCATGA